One Theropithecus gelada isolate Dixy chromosome 3, Tgel_1.0, whole genome shotgun sequence genomic window carries:
- the CARD11 gene encoding caspase recruitment domain-containing protein 11, protein MPGGGPEMDDYMETLKDEEDALWENVECNRHMLSRYINPAKLTPYLRQCKVIDEQDEDEVLNAPMLPSKINRAGRLLDILHTKGQRGYVVFLESLEFYYPELYKLVTGKEPTRRFSTIVVEEGHEGLTHFLMNEVIKLQQQMKAKDLQRCELLARLRQLEDEKKQMTLTRVELLTFQERYYKMKEERDSYNDELVKVKDDNYNLAMRYAQLSEEKNMAVMRSRDLQLEIDQLKHRLNKMEEECKLERNQSLKLKNDIENRPKKEQVLELERENEMLKTKNQELQSIIQAGKRSLPDSDKAILDILEHDRKEALEDRQELVNRIYNLQEEARQAEELRDKYLEEKEDLELKCSTLGKDCEMYKHRMNTVMLQLEEVERERDQAFHSRDEAQTQYSQCLIEKDKYRKQIRELEEKNDEMRIEMVRREACIVNLESKLRRLSKDSNNLDQSLPRNLPVTIISQDFGDASPRTNGQEADDSSTSEESPEDSKYFLPYHPPQRRMNLKGIQLQRAKSPISLKRTSDFQAKGHEEEGTDASPSSCGSLPITNSFTKMQPPRSRSSIMSITAEPPGNDSIVRRYKEDAPHRSTVEEDNDSGGFDALDLDDDSHERYSFGPSSVHSSSSSHQSEGLDAYDLEQVNLMFRKFSLERPFRPSVTSVGHVRGPGPSVQHTTLNGDSLTSQLTLLGGNARGSFVHSVKPGSLAEKAGLREGHQLLLLEGCIRGERQSVPLDTCTKEEAHWTIQRCSGPVTLHYKVNHEGYRKLVKDMEDGLITSGDSFYIRLNLNISSQLDACTMSLKCDDVVHVRDTMYQDRHEWLCARVDPFTDHDLDMGTIPSYSRAQQLLLVKLQRLMHRGSREEVDGTHHTLRALRNTLQPEEALSTSDPRVSPRLSRASFLFGQLLQFVSRSENKYKRMNSNERVRIISGSPLGSLARSSLDATKLLTEKQEELDPESELGKNLSLIPYSLVRAFYCERRRPVLFTPTVLAKTLVQRLLNSGGAMEFTICKSDIVTRDEFLRRQKTETIIYSREKNPNTFECIAPANIEAVSAKNKHCLLEAGIGCTRDLIKSNIYPIVLFIRVCEKNIKRFRKLLPRPETEEEFLRVCRLKEKELEALPCLYATVEPDMWGSVEELLRVVKDKIGEEQRKTIWVDEDQL, encoded by the exons GCCGGCTGTTGGACATTCTACATACCAAGGGGCAAAGGGGCTATGTGGTCTTCTTGGAGAGCCTGGAATTTTATTACCCCGAGCTGTACAAACTGGTGACTGGGAAAGAGCCCACCCGGAGATTCTCCACTATTGTGG TGGAGGAGGGCCACGAGGGCCTCACGCACTTCCTGATGAACGAGGTCATCAAGCTGCAGCAGCAAATGAAGGCCAAGGATCTGCAACGCTGCGAGCTGCTGGCCAGGTTGCGGCAGCTGGAGGATGAGAAGAAGCAGATGACGCTGACGCGCGTGGAGTTGCTGACCTTCCAGGAGCGGTACTACAAGATGAAGGAAGAGCGGGACAGCTACAATGACGAGCTGGTCAAGGTGAAGGACGACAACTACAACTTAGCCATGCGCTATGCACAGCTCAGTGAGGAGAAGAACATGGCGGTCATGAGGAGCCGAGACCTTCAACTCGAG ATCGATCAGCTAAAGCACCGGTTGAATAAGATGGAGGAGGAATGTAAGCTGGAGAGAAATCAGTCTCTGAAACTGAAGAATGACATTGAAAATCGGCCCAAGAAGGAGCAGGTTCTGGAACTGGAGCGGGAGAATGAAATGCTGAAGACCAAAAACCAGGAACTGCAGTCCATCATCCAG gctggaaagcgcAGCCTGCCAGACTCCGACAAGGCCATCCTGGACATCCTGGAACACGACCGCAAGGAGGCCCTGGAGGACCGGCAGGAGCTGGTCAACAGGATCTACAACCTGCAGGAGGAGGCCCGCCAGGCGGAGGAGCTGCGGGACAAG TAcctggaggagaaggaggacCTGGAGCTCAAGTGCTCGACCCTGGGGAAGGACTGTGAAATGTACAAGCACCGGATGAATACGGTCATGCTGCAGCTGGAGGAGGTGGAGCGGGAGCGGGACCAG GCCTTCCACTCCCGAGACGAAGCCCAGACACAGTACTCGCAGTGCTTAATCGAAAAGGACAAGTACAGGAAGCAGATCCGTGAGCTGGAGGAGAAGAACGACGAGATGAGGATCGAGATGGTGCGGCGGGAGGCCTGCATCGTCAACCTGGAAAGCAAGCTCCGGCGCCTCTCCAAGGACAGCAACAACCTGGACCAG AGTCTGCCCAGGAACCTGCCAGTAACCATCATCTCTCAGGACTTTGGGGACGCCAGTCCCAGGACCAATGGTCAAGAAGCCGACGATTCCTCCACCTCGGAGGAGTCACCCGAAGACAGCAAGTACTTCCTGCCCTACCACCCACCCCAGCGCAGGATGAACCTGAAGGGCATCCAG CTGCAGAGAGCCAAATCCCCCATCAGCCTGAAGCGAACATCAGATTTTCAAG CCAAGGGGCACGAGGAAGAAGGCACGGACGCCAGCCCCAGCTCCTGTGGATCTCTGCCCATCACCAACTCCTTCACCAAGATG CAGCCCCCCCGGAGCCGCAGCAGCATCATGTCAATCACCGCTGAGCCCCCGGGAAACGACTCCATCGTCAGACGCTACAAGGAGGACGCGCCCCATCGCAG CACAGTCGAAGAAGACAATGACAGCGGCGGGTTTGACGCCTTAGACCTGGACG ATGACAGTCACGAACGCTACTCCTTCGGACCCTCCTCCgttcactcctcctcctcctcccaccaatCCGAGGGCCTGGATGCCTATGACCTGGAGCAGGTCAACCTCATGTTCAGGAAGTTCTCTCTGGAAAG ACCCTTCCGGCCTTCCGTCACCTCCGTGGGGCACGTGCGGGGCCCAGGGCCCTCCGTGCAGCACACGACGTTGAACGGCGACAGCCTCACCTCCCAGCTCACCCTGCTGGGGGGCAACGCGCGAGGGAGCTTCGTGCACTCGGTCAAGCCTGGCTCCCTGGCCGAGAAAGCCGGCCTCCGCGAGGGCCACCAGCTGCTGCTG CTAGAAGGCTGCATCCGAGGCGAGAGGCAGAGTGTGCCCTTGGACACATGCACCAAAGAGGAAGCCCACTGGACCATCCAGAGGTGCAGCGGCCCCGTCACGCTGCACTACAAGGTCAACCACGAAG GGTACCGGAAGCTGGTGAAGGACATGGAGGATGGCCTGATCACGTCGGGGGACTCATTCTACATCCGGCTGAACCTGAACATCTCCAGCCAGCTGGACGCCTGCACCATGTCCCTGAAGTGTGACGATGTTGTGCACGTCCGTGACACCATGTACCAGGACAGGCACGAGTGGCTGTGTGCGCGCGTCGACCCTTTCACAGATCACGACCTGGACATGGGCACCATTCCCAGCTACAGCCG AGCCCAGCAGCTCCTCCTGGTCAAACTGCAACGCCTGATGCACCGGGGCAGCCGGGAGGAGGTGGACGGCACCCACCACACCCTGCGGGCACTGCGG AACACCCTGCAGCCGGAAGAAGCGCTTTCAACAAGCGACCCCCGGGTCAGTCCCCGTCTCTCCCGAGCAAGCTTCCTTTTTGGCCAGCTCCTTCAG TTCGTCAGCAGGTCCGAGAACAAGTATAAGCGAATGAACAGCAACGAGAGGGTCCGCATCATCTCGGGAAGCCCGCTTGGGAGCCTGGCCCGGTCCTCGCTGGATGCCACCAAGCTCTTGACTGAGAAGCAGGAAG AGCTGGACCCTGAGAGCGAGCTGGGCAAGAACCTCAGCCTCATCCCCTACAGCCTAGTACGCGCCTTCTACTGCGAGCGCCGCCGGCCCGTGCTCTTCACACCCACCGTGCTGGCCAAGACGCTGGTTCAGAGGCTGCTCAACTCGGGAGGTGCCATGGAGTTCACCATCTGCAAGTCAG ATATCGTCACAAGAGATGAGTTCCTCAGAAGGCAGAAGACGGAGACCATCATCTACTCCCGAGAGAAGAACCCCAACACGTTCGAATGCATCGCCCCTGCCAACATTGAAGCTGTGTCCGCCAAG AACAAGCACTGCCTGCTGGAGGCTGGGATCGGCTGCACGAGAGACTTGATCAAGTCCAACATCTACCCCATCGTGCTTTTCATCCGGGTGTGTGAGAAGAACATCAAGAGGTTCAG AAAGCTGCTGCCCCGGCCTGAGACCGAGGAGGAGTTCCTGCGCGTGTGCCGGCTGAAGGAGAAGGAGCTGGAGGCCCTGCCGTGCCTGTACGCCACGGTAGAACCCGACATGTGGGGCAGCGTAGAGGAGCTGCTCCGTGTTGTCAAGGACAAGATCGGCGAGGAGCAGCGCAAGACCATCTGGGTGGACGAGGACCAGCTGTGA